A stretch of Christensenellaceae bacterium DNA encodes these proteins:
- the gldA_2 gene encoding glycerol dehydrogenase, whose protein sequence is MTRTMTSPSKFILGNGELKNLGKYISQLGSKAMIVAHPDDYARVEDILKPALVEVPFTHVAFGGESCDKEINRIVKLAEEEKADVVIGLGGGKALDTAKATGTLTKKPVIIVPTIASTDAPTSALAIIYTENGEFERYMHLPKNPDLVLVDSGVIAKAPTRFLISGMGDALATVFEARACIKASKPNMSGGMSTKAALAIAETCYATLLEDAHKAKAACDAGVVTIALENIIETNILLSGLGFESSGLAAAHAVHDGLTVLEETHHYFHGEKVAFGTLVQLVLENAEEETIIEVLDFCRSLGLPVCLADLGVEELDDERLMRVATHACSDLETMDNMPFEVRPSDVAAAIRAADKIGGDYV, encoded by the coding sequence ATGACAAGGACAATGACTTCCCCATCAAAATTTATATTGGGAAACGGTGAACTGAAAAATTTAGGAAAATACATTTCCCAGTTGGGAAGCAAGGCGATGATTGTTGCGCATCCGGATGACTATGCGAGGGTGGAGGACATTCTGAAGCCGGCGCTTGTGGAAGTACCTTTTACGCATGTCGCGTTTGGCGGGGAATCGTGCGATAAAGAGATTAACCGCATTGTGAAGCTGGCGGAAGAGGAAAAGGCCGATGTAGTAATCGGGCTGGGCGGCGGTAAGGCGCTGGATACGGCAAAGGCGACAGGAACGCTGACGAAAAAGCCGGTCATCATCGTACCGACGATCGCGTCGACGGACGCGCCGACGAGCGCGCTGGCAATCATTTATACGGAAAACGGAGAGTTCGAACGGTATATGCACCTGCCGAAGAATCCGGACCTGGTGCTGGTAGATTCCGGAGTGATCGCCAAGGCGCCTACGCGCTTCCTGATCTCAGGAATGGGAGACGCGCTGGCAACGGTGTTTGAGGCGCGGGCATGCATCAAGGCAAGCAAGCCGAACATGTCGGGCGGCATGAGCACAAAAGCGGCTCTGGCGATCGCTGAAACATGCTATGCGACGCTGCTGGAGGATGCGCACAAGGCGAAAGCGGCGTGTGACGCGGGCGTAGTAACGATCGCGTTGGAGAATATTATAGAAACGAACATCCTGCTTTCAGGATTGGGCTTTGAGAGCAGCGGACTCGCGGCGGCGCACGCGGTACACGACGGACTGACGGTTCTGGAAGAAACGCATCATTACTTCCATGGTGAGAAAGTAGCGTTCGGAACGCTGGTACAGTTGGTTCTGGAAAACGCGGAGGAAGAAACGATCATCGAGGTTCTTGATTTCTGCCGTTCGCTGGGACTGCCGGTATGCCTCGCAGACCTTGGGGTAGAAGAGCTGGATGACGAGAGACTGATGCGGGTAGCGACGCACGCGTGTTCGGATCTGGAGACAATGGACAATATGCCGTTTGAGGTACGGCCGTCGGATGTGGCGGCAGCGATCCGCGCGGCCGATAAGATTGGCGGTGATTACGTATGA